GCCAGGCACGGTCATGCCACAGCCGCATTTAAGGGCCGAAGAAATCGAAGCGGTCACGCATTACCTCGGATCATTAAAGCCAGCAAAGAAAACCCCCAAGGCCTTCAGATTCGTGAACGCAGAACGAGGCATGTCATTGTATCACGAGTTCGGATGCGTTGCTTGTCACGAGCCTTCCCCCGATTTCCATCCCGCAGGGGGCCAACCTGACGAGAGTGAATTCACCTATCCTCACATTCCATTGACGAATCTCTCGAAAAAATATGATTTTGATTCTCTCTCTGCATTTCTATACACACCCCATAACTTTTGGCCTCAGTCCAGAATGCCTAAGTTCAAACTGGATAAAGAAGACGGCGGGGATCTGACTGCTTTTCTCCTGGATCATCAAAATGGAGATTCTACCGAATATCCCTCGATTGCTAAATTTCAAACCCATGAAGACCTGGCTGAAATTGGTGGGGAAATTGTGGAGCTGCGAAATTGTAGTTCTTGTCACGATTCACTAAATAAGGAAGAACGACGAACAAACAAACTACTGCCCATCAATAAGCATTTTTCTGACATTTCGCAATCGGATGATCATCCAAGTTATAATCTTAGCGAAAACCAGATCCAATCCATCGATGAGTTTCTAAATGCTGCAATTTCCCAGGCACCAGTACTCACCAGCCTTCAGACATTGAATTGTCTGGCCTGTCATGATCGAAACGGCATTGGTGGACCAGACCTAGCGCGAAAAGTTTATTTCGCTGGAGATCATGACCTGGGGGACGTGGGCCGTTATCCACCGCCTCTCACAGACATCGGTCGCAAGCTTCAGCCAAAATGGCTCAACGAAGCACTAATCGGCAATAAGACTGTTCGAGCTTATCTAAAAACTCAAATGCCAGATTTTGGTGAATCAGTTACGACTCTAAGCAGAGAACTATCCAACGAAGATAAAATCTCCGATGAACCAAAATTACGTTCTGGATACAAGGAAGTAGGTCGCAAATTACTTGGCACTCAGGGTGGGCTCAATTGCATCAGTTGCCATGATTGGGGCGACCGAATTTCATTGGGAATTAGAGCACTAAATTTAGATAATATTAATGAAAGGCTACAGCCAGGATGGTTTTATGAATACCTGATAGATCCATCGAGTTACCGAACCAACACGCTGATGCCGTCCTTCTGGCCAAACGGCGAAGCATCCAACAACGAGGTGCTCGGAGGAAACACTTTGGCCCAAATTTCAGCGATCTACTCATTTGCCAATAATGGTAAGGGGATTCCTGAAGGGTTTCACAATGAGAATTCGACCCAATTCGAAATCAAACCTATAGAGCAGCCTGTGATCCAACGTACATTTTTGCAGGACGTTGGAACACATGCAATACTAGTAGGATTTCCGGATGGGATTCACCTCGCTATTGATGGAAAGTCTGGTCAACCAGCAGAAATGTGGAAGGGTCGGTTTTTTGATGCTTACAATACGTGGTTTTCTCGTTTTCCGGAGTTTGGAAAACCACAAGGGCACGACCTCGCCAAGTGGCCGGCCTCGAGTAGAAAGCCGCTCAGCCAATTCCAGGGTTACCGATTGGACAAGGAAGGCATTCCCGAATTCATATTAAAATTCAAAGAAGCGGAATTGATAGAGCGCTTTACACCTCACAAATTGGATTCGGGAGAAACTGGAATGCTCAGGGTTGTCCACTATTCCAGATTGGGTCAACTCGATGACAAAAGATTGAATCATCCACGAAAGATTAAAAGGACTGAAATAAACGACAACGACCCCATGACCCGAACATTTATTTACCAATGGTAACTCGCGTCATCATTTTCCTGA
The DNA window shown above is from Verrucomicrobiota bacterium and carries:
- a CDS encoding cytochrome c; the protein is MPRRNGLKTILFWITWLLSTLLCQAQSHPLVIGYERFHSKEPSLEGGRILFNELGCVNCHDQPTGLPGRKGPDLRGLLQRNNSDWVKAFLKDPSKTKPGTVMPQPHLRAEEIEAVTHYLGSLKPAKKTPKAFRFVNAERGMSLYHEFGCVACHEPSPDFHPAGGQPDESEFTYPHIPLTNLSKKYDFDSLSAFLYTPHNFWPQSRMPKFKLDKEDGGDLTAFLLDHQNGDSTEYPSIAKFQTHEDLAEIGGEIVELRNCSSCHDSLNKEERRTNKLLPINKHFSDISQSDDHPSYNLSENQIQSIDEFLNAAISQAPVLTSLQTLNCLACHDRNGIGGPDLARKVYFAGDHDLGDVGRYPPPLTDIGRKLQPKWLNEALIGNKTVRAYLKTQMPDFGESVTTLSRELSNEDKISDEPKLRSGYKEVGRKLLGTQGGLNCISCHDWGDRISLGIRALNLDNINERLQPGWFYEYLIDPSSYRTNTLMPSFWPNGEASNNEVLGGNTLAQISAIYSFANNGKGIPEGFHNENSTQFEIKPIEQPVIQRTFLQDVGTHAILVGFPDGIHLAIDGKSGQPAEMWKGRFFDAYNTWFSRFPEFGKPQGHDLAKWPASSRKPLSQFQGYRLDKEGIPEFILKFKEAELIERFTPHKLDSGETGMLRVVHYSRLGQLDDKRLNHPRKIKRTEINDNDPMTRTFIYQW